TGGGCTTTATTCATTCCACTGGCCACGGACTCGGGCTTGAGGTGCATGAAGCACCGCGTGTTTCGAAAGGTGCGCCGAAACTAAAGGCTGGAAGTGTGATCACTATTGAGCCGGGCCTGTATTATCCCGAGATCGGGGGCTGTCGGATTGAAGATGTGGTGCGTGTCACGATCGACGGCTACGAAAAATTATCGAATCTTCACTATCGTTGGGAGATTCGCTAACTGAGCTGAGTCGGCTCAGCGCGCCAAGTCGCCAAGTTATTTGGCGGGCCCCGGTGTGGGGCCCGCGAGTTGACTTAAGACTAAATCGAGCGGATGCCGGCCGCGAGCACTTCCGCGGCTTGTTCGATATCGGCACCGTTGTGGGCCGTGCAGATGAAGCAGGTCTCGTAGGCTGAAGGTGGCAGGTAGACGCCGTGGTCGAGCGCATATTTAAACAGTGTGTTGAAGTGCTGGGTCTGGCTACTGGTGGCGTCTTGGTAATTACGCACGGGCGCTTCGCTGAAGAAGAGGCCAAACATCGAGCCCACTTGGGGCACTTGCAGCGGCAGGCCTTTTTCCTTGGCCGCCGCTAGCAGCGCTTCGCGAATCTGTGCGCCCATTGTTTCGAAGAGCGGATACGGATTGGTATCTTTGAGCTTTTGCAATGCCGCGATGCCGGCCGCCATCGCGAGCGGATTGCCACTCAGAGTGCCGGCTTGGTAAACGGGACCGAGCGGTGCGAGGTGATCCATGATCTCAGCTTTGCCACCGAAGGCGCCGACTGGTAGGCCGCCACCGATGATTTTGCCCAATGCTGTGAGGTCGGGCGTGATGCCGATGCGTTCTTGCACGCCACCGAGGGCCAGGCGGAAGCCCGTCATGACTTCGTCGAAGATTAAGACCGAACCATTTCTGGTGCAGAGCTCGCGTAGTAATTCCAGATAGCCGCCGTCGGGCAAGATGAGTCCACAGTTGGCCGGGTAAGGTTCGACAATGATCGCGGCGATCTCGTCGCCCTGTTGCGCGAAGCAGGCCTGCAAGGCTTCCGGATCGTTGTAGTCCAGCACGATGGTTTCCGCCGCAAAGCTGGCAGGGATGCCCGCGCTATCGGGATTGCCCAGTGTCAGCGCGCCCGAGCCGGCTTTGACTAAGAGCGAATCCACATGACCGTGGTAGCAGCCTGCAAATTTGATGATTTTGTTGCGTCCGGTGTAGCCGCGTGCCAGTCGGATGGCCGACATGGTGGCTTCGGTGCCGGAGTTGCACATGCGCACTTTTTCGACCGAGGGCACAATCTCGACCAGTAGCTCGGCCATGCTCACCTCGTACGGATTGGGTGTGCCAAAGCTGGTGCCGTTTTCCAGCGCGGTGGCGATCGCAGCGCGGATGTCTGGATCATTGTGCCCATGGATGGCTGGGCCCCAGGTGCAGACGAAGTTGATCAGTTCGGCCCCATCGGCAGTCGTTAGATGCGCGCCGTTGGCGCTCTGAGTGAAGAAAGGTGCGCCGCCCACGGAACGGAAAGCACGAACAGGAGAGTTCACACCGCCAGGAATGAGTTGCTGCGCACGTTTAAAAAGTTGTTCGGAAGATTTCATGTTGAAGGATGGTTGAAGGTCCAAGGCTAAACGTCAAACGTGGATACTAGACGCCCATCCTATGGGCTTAGTCGTTCTGTTGATTTTTAGAGTTTTACGTGTGATGTGCTCTGAGAAAAGTGGACACATCAGCACTCTGGCTCAGTCGGCCTGCAACGTCCGCCGAAGATGGCGGAGCAATTGATCACCGCGACTGGATGGTTTCAGTAGTGGTATCGCAGCTGGGCGATGTGAATCCCATTTCCATTAATTCGATAAACCAGCCGATGCTCTTCATTGATTCTCCGAGACCAGAAACCGGAAAGTGAATGCTTCAAGGGCTCGGGCTTGCCGATGCCCTCATGCTGGTTCCTATCAATATCCTTAATCAGTTCGTTTGCTTTCTTGAGCATGCGCTTGTCATTTTTCTGCCAGTATTGGTAGTCCTCCCACGCTCGATCTGAAAAGATCTTCTTCATTCAGCCAGTTCTCTCTCTTTTCCCTTTCCTTCTTCAAGTTGCTGAATGGACTCAAGAAGCCTCCGGGCATTCTTCGGGCTCCGAAGCAGATAAGTGGTTTCCTTCATGGATTCGTAATCCTCCAAAGACATCATGACCACGGAATCGGTGCCTTTCTTCGTGATGATTACAGGATCATGGTTACGGCAGACTTCTGTGATCGTGCGCGCGAGGTTTTCTCTAGCACTGGAATAGGTGATGGCGTTCATGGTGTTGTCCATGATATTGGACAACTGTGCCCCGTCAATTCATTTTATGCCATCGTGGAGGACTGGCACCCAGCCCGTGAATTGTGGATTAATGAAGCTTGTCGCAAATCAGACGCGTTAAATGGAGTGTCCAGCTCCGTCCTAGCATGCTCAGCATGTTGATAAATTAAAATGCTTAAAGTTCATTGTTAAAGACCTGAATAGCAAATCAATCACTAGAGAAGCACATGTGCGTAATCGCGAGATTCCGTGCGAAAGCAGTGTGGATCTACCTAGAAGTCCGCGACGACACCTCAACCAGCGCAGCGCAGAATAACAACTGACGAGCTGATGCTTCAAGTTGCGCCGAAGGGGGATGAGCGTAGTGAGTCGGAAAAGCTGGGGACTTAGTGCCCCTGGCTACTCGATTGGGTCTTCAGTTTTCTTTTGGACTTAGCTGCGTCTAGGTGTTCACCGATCCAGACTTTTATTAGGGATTGTCGAGGTACGCCAATACGATTTGCTTCACGGTCTAAACGTTCGATCATCCAGACTGGAAAATCTTCCATGAGAAGAGGTTATTATTTAATGTGAAAATTTCAATTTTGTTACTCTTTTATGATGTATGTTTGAGAGAATGTCGAGACGGATTCCCTATGTCAGACTTCCATACGCACTCTTTTTTGTGAGCTTACCAGGCTCGGTGCTTGTGGGTGTCCTGTCTCGGAGCTGCTAACTGGTTCTCGCTTTCATCTTAGATGCCTAGGCTTTTGAGAGAGCCGCGCACATGGTTGACCAGTTTGACGCGTGCGGTCACCAGGGCATCGCGTGCTTCAATGATCTTCAGCGCTCGTTGGTGCGCCTCGCTCTTGTGTTCGATGCCGTAAAGTAGGTTGCGGTCAAAACGTCCGATACGAGCCAGCAGCAGCGCGTCACGCTCATCGTTTTTGTTGTCGGTCTGGTAGATTGCCCGGACCTTGCGTGGATTGGCGACGACTACCTTGTGGCCGCGCTGGTTAAACAGACGGCTAATCCATGGTGAATGACAACCGGCCTCCATGATGAGAGTGGCGCCTCGGTTGGCTTTGCTGAAGCGAATCAGCTCGGGCTGGTTGTTGAGCAGTGTTGTTCGTTCGATAATCTCGCCCGCTGCGTTTAGAGTGCAAGTTTCGTGGCTCTTGTCGCCGAGGTCGATGCCGATGGTGTGGGTGTTTTTTGCTGTATTCATAGTGGCGTAGTTCTATGCGATTGAGCTCCATTTTTGAAGCTTACTCGCTACGCCTTCTCATGCCTACTGGATATAGCTCCCAGAGTGCCCAACGGCATCAAATCTGACAAGCGCTTCTTCTTCCTTTCGAACTTGTATTTTCCGGCAGAGCCGGGAACCGCTAATGACCGCTAATTTTACGCTTATGGGGCTTCTTCTCTTTTTCATCTTTTCTTCAATAAGCGTTCATAAGCGCCAATAAGCGGTGTCAAATTCTCTTCTATATCGTGAAGGATGAGCATAGATGAGCGCAGCGAAATCTATTGTCTCACTCCGTCTTGGTATGCCCGGCATGTTGATAAACTAATATGGTTAAAGTCCATTGTGAAAGACCTGAATAACAAATCAATCACTAGAGAAGCACAAGTGCGTAATCGCGAGGTTACGTTCGGAAGGAGTGTGGATCAAACCGACGAGCTGATGTACAAGAATGTCATAGGAGGCACAGAGGGCGGGCGAGCGGGCCAAGGATCGCGAAGCCCATCAGGTCAGACCCGATGTGTAAATGACGCAGTTGTGTCGGGGAGGTGTATCAACTTATCCGGGGAGGCCTCCAACAGTGGCTTGTCAGAGCTTCAATCTGCTCATGAGATGGCGAGCAGCGCCGCCAGTGATGGCGGAGTGATCACCGATGGAGGAGTCAGCAGAAGGCATATTAGCCGCGGAGATGAGCTTGCTGAAGGCAGGACGGACTCACGAAGCGGTGAAGGCCCGAAATACGTATGGCAGCCGGACTTGCCTCTGGAACCCACCCATAAACGCCGATCGGCGCGCGGGCAAGGGGAGCCAGAGCAATACAGCCGGTTGCAGCCCGAGCTACTGGAGGCAATCTTCAGTAGCACGAACCTCGAAACGGCGTATCGCCGCGTCAAAGCCAACGGCGGAGCCGCTGGTGTGGATGGAGTGAGTCTGGAAGATTTTACGCTGTGGTATCGACTACGGCGCAAAGACCTGCTGCGCCGTCTGCATCTGGGGAACTACTGCCCGAGTCCGGTTCGCCGCACTCACATCGAAAAGAAGAACGGAAAGAAGCGCCCTTTGGGCATTCCGACTGTCTTCGACCGGATCGTGCAACAAGCGATCCATCAAGTGCTCTGTCCTATCTTGGACAGTAGCTTTAGCCCTAACAGCTACGGCTTCCGCCCGGACTGTCGTGGGCATGATGCGGTTCGCCGCATCCTAGCATGCAACCGTGAAGGCTTCAAATGGTCGGTGGAC
The nucleotide sequence above comes from Coraliomargarita algicola. Encoded proteins:
- a CDS encoding Txe/YoeB family addiction module toxin, which produces MKKIFSDRAWEDYQYWQKNDKRMLKKANELIKDIDRNQHEGIGKPEPLKHSLSGFWSRRINEEHRLVYRINGNGIHIAQLRYHY
- a CDS encoding IS110 family transposase — translated: MNTAKNTHTIGIDLGDKSHETCTLNAAGEIIERTTLLNNQPELIRFSKANRGATLIMEAGCHSPWISRLFNQRGHKVVVANPRKVRAIYQTDNKNDERDALLLARIGRFDRNLLYGIEHKSEAHQRALKIIEARDALVTARVKLVNHVRGSLKSLGI
- a CDS encoding type II toxin-antitoxin system prevent-host-death family antitoxin; this translates as MNAITYSSARENLARTITEVCRNHDPVIITKKGTDSVVMMSLEDYESMKETTYLLRSPKNARRLLESIQQLEEGKGKERELAE
- the hemL gene encoding glutamate-1-semialdehyde 2,1-aminomutase, yielding MKSSEQLFKRAQQLIPGGVNSPVRAFRSVGGAPFFTQSANGAHLTTADGAELINFVCTWGPAIHGHNDPDIRAAIATALENGTSFGTPNPYEVSMAELLVEIVPSVEKVRMCNSGTEATMSAIRLARGYTGRNKIIKFAGCYHGHVDSLLVKAGSGALTLGNPDSAGIPASFAAETIVLDYNDPEALQACFAQQGDEIAAIIVEPYPANCGLILPDGGYLELLRELCTRNGSVLIFDEVMTGFRLALGGVQERIGITPDLTALGKIIGGGLPVGAFGGKAEIMDHLAPLGPVYQAGTLSGNPLAMAAGIAALQKLKDTNPYPLFETMGAQIREALLAAAKEKGLPLQVPQVGSMFGLFFSEAPVRNYQDATSSQTQHFNTLFKYALDHGVYLPPSAYETCFICTAHNGADIEQAAEVLAAGIRSI